The sequence below is a genomic window from Luteimonas viscosa.
GTGGTCGGCCTGCAGCCCAGACCAGTCGAATCCGTAGCGCGCCAGCACGGCGCGGTAATCGGCGGCGCCGCGGCCACGCTCCACCGGCACCAGTTGCATCACCTTGCCGACGCGCGGCCAGTAGCGCTCGGGCACGCCGATCGGTTCGCCCCGTGCCAGGTGCCGCGGGTTGGCGGGATCGTCGCGTCCGTAGACTTGGGTGCCGATCTGCAGCCGACGCGGATAGAAGTTGTCGATCCTGGGCTTGTGCCAGGTCATCGGGATCGGGTCGGCGCGAGTCAATCCGGTTGGGAAGCGGCAGCGCGGCGCCGGGTGCGGATCGGTGGGTGGACGCGGACGCGGCCTGCGCTCGGGCTCCCGGTGCGGCGCCGGGTCCGGCGCCGTGTCGACATCCGGCACGGTATCCACGTCCGGTGCCGGCGGCGCATCCGGGCTCGGCCTGGCGTCGGGTACCGGCGGCGCGTCTGCAATTGGCGGTGCGTCTGTCACCGGTGGTGCGTCGGGCGCCGGCGGCACGTCGATGATCGGCGGCGGCCACGGGTCGGAACGGCGGGGCAGGATCAGTTCTCGGATGCTGTTGATCAGGTCCTGCACTGCGCGTTCGTGGGACCGCCGGATCTCCGGGTTCTGCAACGAGATCCACCACAGCAGCACCAGCACGATGCCCAGGAGCAGCAGCAGCTCCGCGGCGCCCAGCGCCACGCCGGCGACGACGATAAGCGGCGCCGCCGCTTGCCCTCGCGGACGGAACTGGACATCGGGGATCGGCAACCACGACGGTGCCGTGGCGCGAAGTTGCAGGTACAGCGACTGAAGGGCCAGCACCACGTGCGAATCAAGCACGATGTCACCCGCGCGCGCGCGGACCGCCGCGCGCAGATCGGCGAGCTGTCGTATCAGTGGATCCGCACGGGCCAACTGGGATGCGACCAGATCGGCAACCGACTCGATGCCCCCGGACACGTACGCGCGCATCGCCCGCGCGATATCGACGGACTCCGAGCGCTGCTCGGAGATCGGTGCGCGACCGGATACGAGCGCCGGCGCCTGCGCCGACAGCATGCGTTGCTCAACGGCCTGTGCTTCGCATTCGAGTGCGCTCGCGGCGCCGTGGTTTCCCAGCGCGCCCCTGCGCTGCTGTGCGACGTGGGTGAGTTCGTGCGCGATCAAGGCGCGGCCGTGCAGCGTGTCCGGGCGGTAGCGACCCGGCGCGAAGGCGATCTCGTCGCCGCGCGTGATCGCCAGGGCGCCAGCATCGGCGACATCGCGCGAGCGGCCGCCGCTGGCATGGATGCGTACATTGCCGAAACTTGATCCCAGCTTGCGTTCCAGGTCCGCGATCAGGTCCGCCGGCAACGCGCCAGTGCTCATCGCGGCGGTCGACACGGCCGCGCGCGGGTGGATGGTCCGCGTGCGTGCCGGCGCGGCCTGTGGCGCCGGGACGCGGCGCGGGAGAGCGCAGCGCGCGCTCATGCGCGCCTCCCGCGGCCGGCAGTGGTCGCAGGTCTGCTCATTCGCCCAGACTCGTCAGACCCAGCGTGGATAAGGTCGAGGCGGCCGACTTGGCCGCGAGCGACTCGCGCGCACGCAGGTGGTTGAGGAACAGCGCGCCGCCGCGGTGGCGGAAGCCGAGGTCGTCGGTGGACAGCACCCGCAGCGACAGGCTCACCTTCGCGCGCAGCGGATTGAGCGCGGCGTCGAAGGCTTCCTCGGTGATCGAAAGTTCGGTCACCCGCACCGGCGAGATGCGGTTGCGGCCCCAGACGAACAGCACCAGCGGCGCTTCCGCCGGTACGATCTCGAGCACGCCGCTGGCGGCGAGCGCATCGAGCGCCTGCAGGTCGCCGGTGGACGGATGCACCAGCGATTCCAGCGCGGCCAGCTGCGGTGCGATGCCGTGCTCGACGGTATCGGCATGCTGGGCGGGGAACTCGAGCCGGTCGGTGGCGTCGATCTCCGCTTCGAGCCGCAGCGTTTCCACCGCCGGGCCCTTGAGCCGGAACGGCTGCGCACGCTCGCCACCGCCGTCGCCGCCCGTGCCCTGCACCTGGTAGCTGCGCGCCAGCGAATCCGGGTTGTACTGCAGCGCGATCGTGCGAGTCGGCGCGCCGGTGCCGCCGGGGGGGAGGATGACGAGGCCGCCCTTGATGAGCTTCGGGGAAGTGGAGAGGCTCATGGGGAGGCTCCATCCGCTGCCGCAGCCGGTTCGCGACGGCGACGCGCGGAACCCGGCGCCCCGATGCGGGCACGCACGAGCTCGATGTAGGGTTCGGAGAGCACGACGGTCTCGATGTCGCGCAGGCGCTGCTGCCCGCCCAGGGCCGTGCCCGGGTACGCGTCGGCGTTCAACCGCCGCGAGGCTTCGTTGTAGTCGGAGATGCATTCGGCCTGCTGTTCCGCGTTCCAGTCGGCCCAGTCGATGCGGTTGCGAACGGCGTCGCGCCAGTCGTAGGCGGCGTTGCGGTCGCCGCCGGATACCGCGGCGACCAGCTGTGGCACGAGGCTGGAGGGGATATAGGCCAGGCCACCGTTCTGGTATTGCCAGACGTGGCCCATCTCGTGCGCGAGCACCAGCGTGCCGGCGTCGGACAGTTCCAGCGTGTCGCCGCTGAAATGCTCGTCCTGCAGGTTGATGGTGTTGCCGGTCGTGCGCGCGGCGCCCGCGGAGAGCGCGCTGCCGCGGGTGATGGTGACGGCGTCGTAGTCCACCGAGCCGTGGAAGATCTCGCGCAGGTAGTCCTTCTCCGTACCGCTCAGTCCACGGCTGCGACGCGAGGCCAGGTCGCCCACCACCGCGCCGCCGACCAGACCGGCAAGGCCGCCGACGATGCCGCCCACGACCATGCCGACCGGGCCAAGCAGCGACCCGATGGCGACGCCGAGGCCCGCGCCCACCGCACCGCCCAGCGCGCCACCGAGGATCGAGCCCAGCAGCGAGCGTTGCAGCGTCGGCGGGCCATGGCGGGGCGTCGGCGTTTGCGGCGTCCGTGGCCCTGGAGCGCCGAATTCCGACGAGGCCCGCGCCGCGTCGCGCTCGGCGGCGCTGTCTTGTGCGTCGACGCGCAATGGGCCGGTCGTGGCCGCCTGTGCATCCTGCTGCATCACGTGGGCGGCCTCGTGCGCGACCAGCCTGCGGCCGTCGGCGCTGGCCGGTCGATAGGCGCCCGGCGCGAACACGATGTCGTGCCCGACGGTGAAGGCTTCGGCGCCGACGGCGAGCGCGGCGGCGCCCGCCTCGGCGTCCGCGTGGATGCGGACGTCGGCGAAGTCGCGGCCATAGTGGCGGGCAAGGTCGGTGTTGAGCGGACCCGGCAGTGCCTCCGCGGGACGCGACAGCACCCGGCGCACGTCGGCCGCGGGTTCGGATCGCGGCGGAACGCGTGCCGGCAGCGGGCGATCCTGGTCCTTCATTCGTCGCACCTTCGTGCCGGCATGCGACCGGCGGGGGGAATCGGGCGTTCGCGGTCGATGTGGGCGCGCTGGGCGGCGTCGCAGGCGCTGCTGTCTTCCGGCCGGTCGACGCGTTCGGTATGGGTCACGGCGTCGCGATGCAGTTCCACTTCGACCCGGCGCAGGAACGGGAATACGCGTTCCCAGCGGGCGCGGCCCGCGAGCCGGCGACCGCGCGCGTCGCGCCCCTGCACGAAAGCCTCGATGTCGTCGAGCGCCTGCTGGCGTTCGACCGGGTCGCCGCGCCGCGCGCCTTCGATGCCCAGCAGTTCGAGCCGCTCGTCGGGCCCGAGTCCGGCGAGCCGGCCGCGCAGTTCGCTGGTCAGCTCGCTGTTGCGTGCCTCGCTGCCCGCGGCGGACGACGATTCGCCAAGCAGCTCACCGATGCCGGTCGCAGCCGGCAAGGCGCCGGCGCCCGGCGGCATGCGCAGCGAAATCTCGCCGTGCGCATGGTCCGCCCGGCGCTGCGCGAGCGCCTGGTTGTAGGCCACGGTTCCCTCGGGAGAGGCGTAGCCCCGGATGGCGCGGACCGAG
It includes:
- a CDS encoding DUF4157 domain-containing protein, with translation MSARCALPRRVPAPQAAPARTRTIHPRAAVSTAAMSTGALPADLIADLERKLGSSFGNVRIHASGGRSRDVADAGALAITRGDEIAFAPGRYRPDTLHGRALIAHELTHVAQQRRGALGNHGAASALECEAQAVEQRMLSAQAPALVSGRAPISEQRSESVDIARAMRAYVSGGIESVADLVASQLARADPLIRQLADLRAAVRARAGDIVLDSHVVLALQSLYLQLRATAPSWLPIPDVQFRPRGQAAAPLIVVAGVALGAAELLLLLGIVLVLLWWISLQNPEIRRSHERAVQDLINSIRELILPRRSDPWPPPIIDVPPAPDAPPVTDAPPIADAPPVPDARPSPDAPPAPDVDTVPDVDTAPDPAPHREPERRPRPRPPTDPHPAPRCRFPTGLTRADPIPMTWHKPRIDNFYPRRLQIGTQVYGRDDPANPRHLARGEPIGVPERYWPRVGKVMQLVPVERGRGAADYRAVLARYGFDWSGLQADHVQDVEWSGPDDFTNLWPMSSDANGSAGPRQNQHQRVSYCETPTGPAVTGETLQVFKSRPGRYGRYFRIAAVGI
- a CDS encoding DUF4157 domain-containing protein translates to MKDQDRPLPARVPPRSEPAADVRRVLSRPAEALPGPLNTDLARHYGRDFADVRIHADAEAGAAALAVGAEAFTVGHDIVFAPGAYRPASADGRRLVAHEAAHVMQQDAQAATTGPLRVDAQDSAAERDAARASSEFGAPGPRTPQTPTPRHGPPTLQRSLLGSILGGALGGAVGAGLGVAIGSLLGPVGMVVGGIVGGLAGLVGGAVVGDLASRRSRGLSGTEKDYLREIFHGSVDYDAVTITRGSALSAGAARTTGNTINLQDEHFSGDTLELSDAGTLVLAHEMGHVWQYQNGGLAYIPSSLVPQLVAAVSGGDRNAAYDWRDAVRNRIDWADWNAEQQAECISDYNEASRRLNADAYPGTALGGQQRLRDIETVVLSEPYIELVRARIGAPGSARRRREPAAAADGASP